A stretch of Phragmites australis chromosome 12, lpPhrAust1.1, whole genome shotgun sequence DNA encodes these proteins:
- the LOC133886864 gene encoding uncharacterized protein LOC133886864: MGLGLGCFGGPAGRKVSPAAKQLGGGLEAKQQQVAKEEASGGVVEEKKMGGEPANVAAGRKEKKRDRKAPIVMPQFPFHSRPGLL, translated from the coding sequence ATGGGGCTGGGATTGGGTTGCTTCGGTGGCCCCGCCGGAAGAAAGGTGTCTCCTGCCGCAAAGCAATTGGGAGGAGGTCTAGAAGCGAAGCAGCAGCAGGTGGCAAAAGAGGAGGCGTCAGGTGGTGTCgtcgaagagaagaagatgGGAGGTGAGCCGGCCAATGTTGCAgcagggaggaaggagaagaagagggatCGGAAGGCTCCCATCGTCATGCCTCAGTTCCCCTTCCATTCTCGCCCCGGATTGCTGTAA